In Brevibacillus brevis, a genomic segment contains:
- the pepV gene encoding dipeptidase PepV, producing MSPDWKEEASARIGSFVQDLKVFLAINSIEDMGTAKEGKPFGEGVARALEYLLERGAADGFRTKNVDGYAGVIEYGEGEEEVGVLVHVDVVTVGDGWTTPPFEPHIRDGKIYARGAIDDKGPALAAYYAMRIVADSGLPLSKRVRLIIGTDEESGWLCMKHFAEKENVPEIGFSPDSSFPMIHAEKGQINPTLTLPIQPEPGGGLRLLSFAAGDQGNSVPDKAVARIAAFPGEAAPLASLQEGWEAFLHRHGVSGELKKMAAEEWQFTLRGKPAHGSTPEEGTNAGTLLASFLCRDAFAGSDFAFLSFLGKVLHEDYYGENLGMACEDEVSGKLTVNPGILRYHPEEGASVRLNIRYPATISCDEYVEKLKSTVDGFGWTIAGLRTSKSHFVPKDHPVIRTLSGVYEEHTGLPAHLLSSGGATYAKIMSAGVAFGPLFPGKESVAHMADEYAEIDDLVKAMAIYAHAIYELAK from the coding sequence ATGAGTCCAGATTGGAAAGAAGAGGCTTCAGCGCGAATCGGTTCGTTCGTGCAAGACCTGAAAGTGTTTTTGGCGATCAACAGCATCGAAGATATGGGCACGGCGAAGGAGGGCAAGCCTTTCGGGGAGGGGGTCGCGCGGGCTCTCGAATACTTGCTGGAGCGGGGAGCTGCGGACGGCTTTCGCACCAAAAACGTGGACGGCTACGCAGGGGTGATCGAATACGGGGAAGGCGAAGAGGAGGTCGGTGTCCTCGTCCATGTCGACGTCGTCACGGTTGGCGACGGGTGGACGACCCCTCCCTTCGAGCCGCACATACGCGACGGCAAAATTTACGCGCGCGGGGCCATCGACGACAAGGGACCGGCTCTGGCTGCTTACTATGCCATGCGCATCGTCGCGGACTCGGGGCTGCCCTTGTCCAAGCGGGTGCGGCTGATCATCGGGACGGACGAGGAGAGCGGATGGCTCTGCATGAAGCACTTTGCCGAAAAGGAGAACGTCCCGGAGATCGGCTTTTCCCCGGATTCCTCCTTTCCGATGATTCATGCGGAAAAAGGCCAGATCAATCCGACCCTGACGCTGCCGATCCAGCCGGAGCCGGGGGGCGGTCTTCGGCTGCTCTCCTTCGCCGCGGGCGATCAAGGAAACAGCGTGCCGGACAAGGCGGTTGCCCGCATTGCCGCCTTCCCGGGAGAGGCAGCGCCTCTGGCATCCCTTCAGGAAGGCTGGGAGGCGTTTCTGCACAGGCACGGCGTCTCAGGGGAGCTGAAGAAAATGGCTGCGGAGGAGTGGCAGTTTACCCTGCGCGGCAAGCCAGCCCACGGTAGCACGCCGGAAGAGGGGACAAACGCGGGCACACTGCTGGCCAGTTTTCTCTGCAGGGATGCGTTTGCAGGCTCGGATTTTGCGTTTTTGTCCTTTCTGGGCAAAGTGCTGCACGAAGATTACTACGGCGAAAACCTGGGCATGGCGTGCGAAGATGAGGTCTCGGGAAAACTCACGGTCAATCCGGGGATTCTTCGCTATCACCCCGAGGAAGGAGCAAGCGTACGCCTGAACATTCGCTATCCGGCTACCATCTCATGCGACGAATACGTGGAAAAGCTCAAGAGCACGGTGGACGGGTTCGGCTGGACAATCGCCGGCCTGCGCACATCCAAATCGCATTTCGTCCCGAAAGACCATCCCGTCATCCGCACCTTGTCGGGCGTGTACGAAGAGCATACAGGCCTGCCGGCACACCTGCTGTCCTCGGGAGGCGCCACGTACGCCAAGATCATGAGCGCTGGTGTGGCATTTGGTCCTCTGTTTCCTGGAAAGGAATCGGTGGCGCACATGGCGGATGAATACGCCGAGATCGACGACCTGGTGAAGGCGATGGCGATCTACGCCCACGCCATTTACGAGCTCGCCAAATAA
- a CDS encoding ABC transporter permease → MSNYLVKRVLMMLITLWIIVTLTFSLMHAIPGNPFASESDQLPEQILANLRAKYHLDEPLPVQYFLYLKNLVMLDLGPSIKSDSRGAGDMIADGFGASAWLGVQAIAVALVFGITFGIVAALNRNKWLDYVAMALAVVGVAVPSFIMAPLLINYFAIKLPIFPVATWGTWMHTVLPSLALASAPIAVITRYMRASMIEVMNQNYIRTAEAKGIPMFLIVIRHGIRNAILPVVTFLGPLIASLITGTFVVEKIFAIPGIGKYFVDGIFNRDYPVILGTTIFYSAILIVTIFLIDVAYTLIDPRIKLTNKER, encoded by the coding sequence ATGTCCAACTATCTGGTAAAACGCGTTTTGATGATGCTGATCACCCTGTGGATTATCGTAACGCTGACCTTTTCCTTGATGCACGCCATTCCCGGAAACCCGTTCGCATCCGAGTCCGATCAGCTTCCGGAGCAGATTCTCGCCAATCTCAGGGCGAAGTACCACCTGGACGAGCCTTTGCCTGTGCAATATTTTCTCTATTTGAAAAACTTGGTCATGCTCGATTTGGGACCATCGATCAAATCCGATTCGCGGGGCGCGGGTGACATGATCGCCGACGGCTTCGGGGCATCAGCCTGGCTGGGGGTGCAAGCGATCGCAGTCGCTCTCGTCTTTGGCATCACGTTCGGGATCGTCGCTGCGCTCAACCGAAACAAGTGGCTGGATTATGTGGCGATGGCTCTCGCTGTAGTGGGAGTGGCTGTGCCGAGCTTCATCATGGCACCGCTTTTGATCAACTATTTCGCGATCAAGCTGCCGATCTTCCCGGTCGCGACGTGGGGGACTTGGATGCACACGGTTCTGCCCTCGCTGGCGCTGGCTTCGGCTCCGATCGCGGTGATCACACGGTACATGCGTGCCAGCATGATTGAAGTGATGAATCAAAACTACATTCGCACCGCGGAAGCGAAAGGGATCCCCATGTTTCTCATCGTGATCAGGCACGGCATCCGCAATGCCATCCTGCCAGTCGTCACGTTTTTGGGGCCGTTGATCGCTTCCTTGATCACAGGGACGTTCGTGGTGGAGAAAATCTTCGCGATTCCCGGCATCGGCAAGTACTTCGTCGACGGCATCTTCAACCGGGACTATCCCGTGATTTTGGGCACCACCATCTTTTACAGCGCGATCCTGATCGTCACCATTTTCCTGATCGACGTCGCGTACACGCTGATTGATCCGCGGATCAAGCTGACCAACAAGGAGAGATAA
- a CDS encoding ABC transporter permease, whose product MEHRVDPLFRPLNKKAQTHAITRPSLSKGQQVIRKLVKNKLAMLGLVLIIALVAMAIIGPNLVPYSYSDQSLLMKNQELSAEHWFGTDELGRDMFARTWYGARISLTIGVIAALIDLIVGVAVGGLAGYMAGRGKRGERIDTIIMRVIEILYGLPYLLVVILLMVVMEPGLLTIIVALSATGWVGMARLVRGQILQLKNQEFVLAAQVLGAKFPRILLRHLIPNTFGVIIVNLTFTIPSAIFAESFLSFLGLGVQAPVASWGTMTNDGLGVILTGDWWRLFFPALMISLTMFAFNVFGDGLQDALDPRLRD is encoded by the coding sequence ATGGAGCATAGAGTAGACCCGTTGTTTCGACCGTTGAACAAAAAAGCGCAGACGCATGCGATCACTCGCCCGAGTCTGAGCAAGGGGCAGCAAGTGATCCGCAAGCTGGTCAAAAACAAGCTGGCGATGCTCGGCTTGGTTCTCATCATCGCCCTGGTGGCGATGGCCATCATCGGCCCGAATCTGGTGCCGTACAGCTATTCCGACCAGAGTCTGCTCATGAAAAACCAGGAGCTGTCTGCCGAGCATTGGTTTGGGACGGACGAGCTGGGCCGGGACATGTTTGCCCGTACGTGGTACGGAGCGAGGATTTCGCTGACCATCGGCGTCATCGCCGCGCTGATCGACCTGATCGTCGGCGTCGCAGTGGGCGGCTTGGCCGGATACATGGCGGGCAGAGGCAAACGCGGCGAGCGGATCGACACGATCATTATGCGGGTCATCGAAATCTTGTACGGCTTGCCTTACCTCCTCGTAGTCATTTTGCTCATGGTCGTCATGGAGCCGGGGCTTTTGACCATCATCGTCGCGCTGTCCGCGACAGGCTGGGTAGGGATGGCGAGGCTGGTTCGCGGGCAGATCCTCCAGCTGAAAAATCAGGAGTTCGTCCTGGCCGCGCAAGTGCTGGGAGCCAAGTTCCCGCGCATTTTGCTGCGGCATTTGATCCCCAATACGTTTGGCGTCATCATCGTGAATTTGACCTTCACGATTCCGTCCGCGATCTTCGCCGAGTCGTTCCTGAGCTTTCTGGGCCTGGGGGTTCAAGCGCCGGTGGCAAGCTGGGGAACGATGACGAACGACGGCCTGGGCGTGATTTTGACCGGCGACTGGTGGCGCCTGTTTTTCCCGGCGTTGATGATTTCGCTGACGATGTTTGCGTTTAATGTATTTGGCGACGGCTTGCAGGACGCGCTCGACCCGCGTCTTCGCGACTAG
- a CDS encoding ABC transporter ATP-binding protein translates to MTEHLLEVEDLKVNFTTYGGEVQAVRGVSFFVDKGETVAIVGESGCGKSVTAQAIMGLIPSPPGRVAGGKVVFAGREINQLSKKELLAIRGSQIGMVFQDPMTALNPTMKVGAQIVEGFVRSQNVSREKARERAIEMLRLVGIPDPEQRIDQYPHQFSGGMRQRVVIAIALACQPQLVIADEPTTALDVTIQAQILDLLGRLQKEQELSVVIITHDLGVVAEIAHRMVVMYAGIVVETGTVQDVFASPRHPYTWGLMRSLPRLDEGEKQRLVPIEGTPPDLFDPPKGCPFAARCEFAMEICEQQVPAEAQFGDGHKAACWLHDPRAPRIEELVAAGRQEI, encoded by the coding sequence ATGACAGAGCATTTGCTTGAGGTCGAGGACCTGAAAGTGAACTTTACGACGTATGGCGGCGAAGTGCAGGCCGTTCGGGGCGTCAGCTTTTTTGTGGACAAGGGAGAGACTGTCGCGATCGTCGGGGAGAGCGGCTGCGGCAAAAGCGTAACCGCCCAGGCGATCATGGGGCTGATTCCCAGTCCGCCGGGAAGGGTGGCGGGCGGCAAAGTCGTGTTTGCGGGACGGGAAATCAACCAGCTGTCGAAAAAAGAGCTGCTGGCCATTCGCGGCAGCCAGATCGGCATGGTGTTTCAGGACCCGATGACGGCACTGAATCCGACAATGAAGGTCGGCGCGCAGATCGTGGAGGGCTTCGTACGCAGCCAAAACGTATCCAGGGAAAAGGCTCGTGAACGGGCGATCGAGATGCTGCGGCTGGTCGGCATTCCCGATCCGGAGCAGCGCATCGACCAGTATCCGCACCAGTTCAGCGGAGGGATGCGCCAGCGGGTCGTCATCGCCATCGCCCTCGCTTGCCAGCCCCAGCTCGTGATCGCGGACGAGCCGACCACAGCGCTCGACGTGACGATCCAGGCGCAAATTTTGGATTTGCTGGGGCGGCTGCAAAAAGAACAGGAGCTGTCTGTCGTCATCATCACCCACGATCTGGGCGTCGTGGCGGAGATCGCCCACCGCATGGTTGTGATGTACGCCGGAATCGTCGTAGAGACGGGGACGGTGCAAGACGTGTTCGCAAGTCCGCGCCACCCGTACACATGGGGGTTGATGCGCTCTCTGCCCAGGCTGGATGAAGGCGAGAAGCAGCGGCTCGTTCCGATCGAAGGGACGCCGCCAGACTTGTTCGACCCGCCGAAGGGGTGCCCGTTTGCGGCACGCTGCGAATTCGCCATGGAAATCTGCGAGCAGCAGGTGCCGGCGGAGGCACAGTTTGGCGACGGTCACAAGGCTGCTTGCTGGCTGCACGACCCGCGGGCGCCTCGCATCGAAGAACTGGTAGCGGCAGGGAGGCAGGAGATATGA
- a CDS encoding oligopeptide/dipeptide ABC transporter ATP-binding protein: MTEALLEVRDLKKYFATGADFELKAVDGVSFTIQKGETLGLVGESGCGKSTLGRTIIRLYENTGGEVLFKGKNVHKLRGKEAAQFNRDAQMIFQDPQASLNPRMTVEDIIAEGLDIHGLGRGVRRERVAELLSLVGLHKDHAQRFPHEFSGGQRQRIGIARALAVEPEFIIADEPISALDVSIQAQVVNLLEDLQRDKGLTYLFIAHDLSMVKHISSRIGVMYLGKMVELAASSDLYIRPLHPYTKALLSSVPVPDPTRKRERIVLEGDLPSPANKPSGCGFRTRCPAATERCAQEEPVWREAEAGHWVACHLFA, encoded by the coding sequence ATGACAGAGGCATTGCTGGAAGTCCGTGATTTGAAAAAGTACTTTGCCACTGGAGCCGATTTTGAGCTCAAGGCGGTGGACGGAGTATCCTTCACCATCCAAAAGGGTGAAACGCTCGGACTGGTGGGCGAAAGCGGCTGCGGCAAGTCCACGCTGGGCCGCACGATTATCCGTCTCTATGAAAATACCGGCGGCGAGGTGCTTTTTAAAGGAAAGAACGTCCACAAGCTGCGCGGAAAGGAAGCGGCACAGTTCAACCGCGATGCGCAAATGATCTTTCAGGACCCGCAGGCCAGCCTCAATCCGCGGATGACGGTAGAGGACATCATCGCGGAGGGCCTGGACATACATGGACTTGGCAGAGGAGTGCGCCGGGAGCGGGTAGCGGAGCTGCTCTCGCTCGTCGGCCTGCACAAGGATCACGCCCAGCGCTTCCCCCACGAGTTCAGCGGGGGGCAGCGCCAGCGGATCGGGATCGCCCGCGCATTGGCGGTGGAACCGGAGTTCATCATCGCCGACGAGCCGATCTCGGCACTGGACGTCTCCATCCAGGCGCAGGTGGTCAACCTGCTGGAAGATTTGCAGAGGGACAAAGGACTGACCTATTTGTTCATCGCGCACGATCTGTCGATGGTCAAGCACATATCCAGCAGAATCGGCGTGATGTACTTGGGGAAAATGGTGGAGCTCGCCGCGAGCAGCGACCTGTACATCCGGCCGCTTCATCCATACACCAAGGCATTGCTCTCCTCTGTTCCTGTGCCTGACCCGACGAGAAAACGGGAGCGGATCGTGCTCGAGGGAGATTTGCCGAGCCCGGCCAACAAGCCGAGCGGCTGCGGCTTTCGCACGCGCTGCCCGGCTGCTACGGAACGCTGCGCCCAGGAAGAGCCGGTGTGGCGGGAGGCGGAAGCGGGACATTGGGTCGCTTGTCACTTGTTTGCGTGA
- a CDS encoding DUF3899 domain-containing protein, with amino-acid sequence MTKWTYFLLALFVVCGCALGMAAQSAALLPWIDESFLFGLFFLMAGCLALVIRSGFFTAFSRGFKQLKDMFFRKPRVLDSDLYSAHDPSFQRKKEEILRRGTSLMLASGFGLILFSLVLTCFYYV; translated from the coding sequence GTGACCAAATGGACGTACTTTCTTCTCGCACTGTTTGTCGTCTGCGGCTGCGCGCTCGGAATGGCTGCCCAATCTGCCGCGCTCTTGCCATGGATTGACGAGAGCTTTCTCTTCGGACTCTTTTTCTTGATGGCCGGCTGCCTCGCCCTCGTGATTCGCTCCGGTTTCTTCACTGCGTTTTCCCGGGGGTTCAAGCAGCTAAAGGACATGTTCTTCCGCAAGCCGCGGGTGCTCGACAGCGATCTTTACTCCGCCCACGATCCATCGTTCCAACGAAAAAAAGAGGAGATCCTGCGAAGGGGAACCTCTCTCATGCTCGCTTCCGGTTTTGGCTTGATCCTGTTTTCCCTCGTCCTCACCTGTTTCTATTACGTGTAA
- a CDS encoding LysR family transcriptional regulator, translated as MTLFQIEVLIAVADVGNFTRAGEQIGLSQSGVSHTIGSLEKELGISLFVRNRHGVQLTAVGEEIVASARAILVQTDRIKSIASQSVGLIRATIRIGSFPSATERLVHPLIQEIRSLYPMWETRLFEGTYEEIREWLSTEVVDVGFLSFPEEGLECFPLIDDPLKAVVSARHPLAMEASLTWEQLASEPFIMPMAGCELLLYEEFGKRKLHPRIKYEVVDNATILAMAEAGIGVTVVPALTLPPTLPQVRVIELSPPVHRQIGLAVRSLADCSPPVTAFVREARRYLSSFR; from the coding sequence ATGACCTTGTTTCAAATCGAGGTGCTGATCGCAGTCGCGGACGTCGGCAACTTCACGCGGGCTGGGGAGCAGATCGGCCTGAGCCAATCCGGAGTGAGCCATACGATCGGTTCCCTGGAAAAAGAGCTGGGAATCTCGCTGTTTGTCCGCAATCGCCACGGCGTCCAACTGACAGCGGTCGGGGAAGAGATCGTCGCCTCTGCGCGAGCGATTCTGGTGCAAACCGACCGCATCAAGAGTATCGCCTCCCAATCGGTCGGGCTGATCCGTGCGACGATTCGCATCGGATCGTTTCCCAGTGCTACCGAGCGTCTGGTGCACCCGCTGATCCAGGAGATCCGCAGCCTGTACCCGATGTGGGAAACGCGCCTGTTTGAAGGCACCTATGAGGAAATCAGAGAATGGCTGAGCACAGAGGTCGTGGATGTGGGTTTCCTTTCGTTTCCCGAGGAGGGATTGGAATGCTTTCCCCTGATTGACGACCCGTTGAAGGCGGTCGTGTCCGCCCGCCATCCGCTGGCGATGGAAGCGTCCCTCACGTGGGAGCAGCTCGCCTCGGAGCCTTTTATCATGCCCATGGCAGGCTGCGAGCTGCTCCTGTACGAAGAATTCGGCAAACGGAAGCTGCACCCCCGGATCAAATACGAAGTCGTGGACAACGCGACCATCTTGGCAATGGCCGAAGCAGGGATTGGCGTGACCGTTGTTCCAGCGCTCACGTTGCCGCCCACTTTGCCCCAGGTGCGTGTCATCGAGCTGTCCCCGCCTGTACATCGGCAGATCGGTCTTGCGGTACGCTCGCTTGCCGATTGTTCTCCACCCGTGACCGCTTTTGTCCGGGAAGCCCGGCGCTACCTATCCAGTTTTCGCTAA
- a CDS encoding PhzF family phenazine biosynthesis protein → MKLVSVYHVDAFTNAPFAGNPAGVVPDAGTLTVPQMQRIANELNLPESAFLMESDRPDADFRIRYFTPATEIDFCGHATVGSTWLLATERGWLEKGRPIVFETNVGLIPVELDSVDGQLRNVTMTQIAPSVREIGVDPEEVARLVGIRAEDMDDRYPMKLASTGGVHLLVPVRTRDAIDRAVPLSSELAALNRKHGITTTHLFTWDAPAGYDLYTRDFAPAIGIPEDPVTGAANGALSGYLALEGMLAKGEVHQLVIGQGHAIGRPGTLHVTVETTGAHPVIRVGGAAHITIAGQLRLGAE, encoded by the coding sequence ATGAAACTTGTCAGCGTATATCACGTCGATGCCTTTACGAATGCCCCCTTTGCGGGCAATCCGGCGGGAGTGGTCCCAGATGCCGGCACTTTGACTGTACCGCAAATGCAGCGAATTGCCAATGAGCTGAATCTGCCTGAATCCGCTTTTCTGATGGAGAGCGATCGCCCTGACGCGGACTTTCGGATCCGCTATTTTACGCCCGCTACGGAAATCGACTTTTGCGGGCATGCCACGGTAGGATCGACCTGGCTGCTTGCCACTGAGCGAGGGTGGCTGGAAAAAGGGAGGCCGATCGTGTTCGAGACGAATGTCGGGCTGATACCGGTCGAACTGGACAGCGTGGATGGCCAACTTCGCAACGTGACGATGACACAGATTGCTCCTTCGGTTCGAGAGATCGGGGTGGACCCGGAAGAAGTCGCAAGGCTCGTGGGGATTCGCGCGGAGGATATGGATGATCGCTACCCCATGAAGCTGGCTTCCACGGGAGGGGTGCATCTGCTGGTGCCGGTCCGGACGCGCGACGCTATCGACCGGGCGGTGCCGCTTTCATCCGAGCTGGCGGCGTTGAACCGAAAGCACGGCATCACGACCACTCACCTGTTTACGTGGGATGCGCCGGCAGGCTATGACCTGTACACCCGCGATTTCGCGCCGGCGATCGGGATACCCGAAGATCCGGTGACGGGTGCGGCCAACGGAGCCTTGTCCGGCTATCTAGCGCTGGAAGGGATGCTTGCGAAAGGAGAGGTTCATCAGCTGGTGATCGGGCAAGGCCATGCGATCGGCCGTCCCGGGACCCTGCATGTGACCGTGGAGACGACGGGGGCCCATCCGGTTATTCGCGTCGGGGGTGCGGCTCACATCACGATCGCGGGACAGCTTCGCCTCGGTGCCGAGTAA
- a CDS encoding superoxide dismutase: protein MEEQTRQLLDWSQWGRQWIEHLRSRKKLNRELERHLHKFEETFTQLGRNAGRLKPEEQKEQLPVLIARAEEVQEQFHRFLRLVQATEQDTFEAVATLAAYPPSRQPVPVARSLSPGRHTLPPLPYDYNALEPYIDADTMRIHHDKLHQKYVDDLNTAELKLAEARTNGNFELIRHWERELAFNGAGHYLHTLFWPTMTPNGGGEPSGELLEAIRRYFGSYNAFREQFSYAAKKVEGPGWAILVWSPRAQHLEILTAEKHQNLSQWDVVPLLPLDVWEHSYFLSYQNERDKYVDAWWNVVNWPYVEERFAQARKLRWQPY from the coding sequence TTGGAAGAGCAAACCAGACAACTCTTGGATTGGAGCCAGTGGGGACGCCAGTGGATCGAGCATCTGCGAAGCCGCAAAAAGCTGAACCGGGAGCTGGAGAGACATCTGCACAAATTCGAGGAGACGTTTACCCAGCTCGGGCGCAACGCAGGCCGTCTGAAGCCCGAGGAGCAGAAGGAACAGCTGCCAGTCCTAATTGCCCGCGCGGAGGAAGTTCAGGAGCAGTTTCACCGTTTTTTGCGGCTCGTGCAGGCAACTGAACAGGATACATTCGAAGCTGTCGCCACTTTGGCTGCCTATCCTCCATCACGCCAGCCCGTGCCGGTAGCCCGTTCGCTGTCTCCGGGTCGCCATACGCTTCCGCCGCTGCCGTACGATTACAACGCGCTGGAGCCGTACATCGACGCGGACACCATGCGCATCCACCACGACAAGCTCCACCAAAAATACGTGGATGATCTGAATACAGCCGAGCTGAAGCTGGCGGAAGCGAGGACCAACGGCAATTTCGAGCTGATCCGCCACTGGGAACGGGAGCTGGCGTTCAATGGAGCCGGACATTATTTGCACACCCTCTTCTGGCCGACCATGACGCCCAACGGCGGAGGCGAGCCCAGCGGCGAACTCCTTGAGGCCATCAGACGCTACTTCGGCTCGTACAACGCATTTCGCGAGCAATTTTCCTATGCAGCCAAGAAGGTGGAGGGGCCGGGCTGGGCGATCCTCGTCTGGTCCCCGCGTGCCCAGCATCTGGAGATTTTGACCGCCGAGAAGCATCAGAATCTGTCGCAATGGGATGTAGTTCCCCTGCTTCCGCTCGATGTCTGGGAGCATTCGTACTTCCTTTCCTACCAAAACGAACGCGACAAATACGTCGACGCCTGGTGGAACGTGGTCAACTGGCCATACGTCGAGGAGCGATTCGCTCAGGCCCGCAAATTGCGCTGGCAGCCGTACTGA
- the racE gene encoding glutamate racemase: MSRERAIAVIDSGVGGLTVAKEVMRQLPEERIIYVGDNARCPYGSKSPEEIREYSFQMIDFVKNTPLKALVIACNTATAVVLEEAKAYLPLPVIGVIEPGARAAVAATRTGHVGVIGTEMTIRTKAYERELLRVQPNLTVSGLACPAFVPLVENHMADSEEARRVVRDTLAPLVSQELDTLILGCTHYPLLAPLIQEVMGEKVTLISSAEETARELAQRIAAGEHAPAAAPFAAPQHLFVTSGDADRFRSIAEEWLNCEVRVQQHTLETSFQS; this comes from the coding sequence ATGAGTAGAGAGCGAGCGATAGCCGTCATTGATTCAGGAGTGGGAGGATTGACCGTAGCCAAGGAAGTGATGCGTCAGCTGCCCGAAGAGCGAATCATCTATGTAGGAGACAATGCACGTTGTCCGTACGGCTCCAAATCGCCGGAAGAAATTCGCGAGTACAGTTTCCAGATGATCGATTTTGTAAAGAATACGCCGCTGAAGGCGCTGGTCATCGCGTGCAACACCGCGACGGCTGTCGTCCTGGAGGAGGCAAAGGCGTACTTGCCGCTCCCGGTTATCGGGGTCATCGAGCCGGGCGCCCGCGCCGCCGTCGCCGCGACCAGAACCGGGCATGTCGGGGTCATCGGGACAGAGATGACCATCCGTACCAAAGCGTATGAGCGCGAGTTGCTTCGCGTGCAGCCCAATCTCACGGTGTCGGGTCTTGCCTGCCCGGCGTTCGTGCCGCTGGTGGAAAATCATATGGCCGATTCCGAGGAGGCGCGCCGGGTCGTGCGTGATACGCTCGCGCCGCTGGTGAGCCAGGAGCTCGACACCTTGATCCTCGGCTGCACGCACTATCCGTTGCTGGCCCCGCTCATCCAGGAGGTCATGGGCGAGAAGGTCACGCTGATCAGCTCCGCCGAAGAGACGGCCCGGGAGCTGGCCCAGCGGATCGCTGCCGGCGAACACGCGCCCGCAGCAGCACCGTTCGCGGCGCCACAGCATTTGTTCGTGACGAGCGGCGATGCGGACCGCTTCCGCTCCATCGCCGAGGAATGGCTGAACTGTGAGGTGCGGGTGCAGCAGCACACCCTCGAAACATCGTTTCAGTCCTGA
- a CDS encoding GerMN domain-containing protein, whose translation MKIRSIGQATAVLGVSAMLLSGCGLFGPEKEASSIDAPPQSEIAADLPNATTPVDGALDKVEPAETATAERTVYLQDANGYVVPVSLTLPKEEGVAKQVLSYMVKGGPVESMLPTGFSAVLPQGTEVKGIVIKNGVATVDFSKEFKTYEQKDEKRILDAVSRALTEFTNVKTVQIWVNGTPLTEMPAGSTPITQLDRGHGVNLELADGAVPGNTSAVTVFFQGQLDDTRTYFVPVTRLIPATSDIAKATVEELIKGPKEGSQLFSSLLRTTRVLDVKQEKDLLTVNLSNDILKYDEGKEASPDALESLVLSLTESTGAPKVQLLVEGKPLSNADYSKPVSRPVQLNPLQY comes from the coding sequence ATGAAGATTCGAAGCATTGGCCAAGCGACAGCCGTGCTGGGGGTCAGCGCCATGCTGCTGTCCGGCTGCGGTCTCTTTGGCCCGGAAAAGGAAGCCAGCAGCATAGATGCGCCGCCGCAGTCCGAGATAGCAGCAGATTTGCCGAATGCAACGACGCCCGTAGACGGCGCTCTCGATAAAGTAGAGCCAGCCGAAACGGCCACCGCCGAGCGCACGGTTTATTTGCAGGATGCAAACGGCTACGTCGTGCCTGTATCGCTGACGCTGCCCAAAGAGGAGGGCGTCGCCAAGCAGGTGCTGAGCTACATGGTAAAAGGCGGTCCGGTGGAGAGCATGCTGCCGACTGGCTTCTCCGCCGTGCTCCCGCAAGGCACCGAAGTCAAGGGGATTGTCATCAAGAACGGCGTAGCCACGGTCGACTTTTCCAAGGAGTTCAAAACGTACGAGCAAAAAGACGAAAAACGGATTCTCGACGCGGTGAGCCGGGCGTTGACCGAATTTACCAACGTCAAAACGGTCCAGATCTGGGTAAACGGGACGCCGCTAACCGAGATGCCTGCGGGCAGCACGCCGATCACCCAGCTGGATCGGGGGCACGGAGTGAATCTGGAGCTGGCCGACGGAGCCGTTCCGGGCAATACGAGCGCCGTGACCGTCTTCTTCCAGGGGCAGCTCGACGACACCCGCACGTACTTTGTTCCCGTCACGAGGCTGATCCCGGCGACCTCGGACATCGCGAAGGCCACCGTGGAAGAGCTGATCAAAGGCCCGAAGGAAGGGTCGCAGCTGTTCAGCTCCCTCCTGCGTACGACGCGTGTCCTGGACGTGAAGCAGGAGAAGGACCTGCTTACTGTCAACCTGAGCAACGACATCCTCAAGTACGACGAGGGCAAGGAAGCCAGTCCGGATGCGCTCGAGTCGCTGGTACTCTCGCTGACCGAGAGCACAGGCGCCCCGAAAGTGCAGCTGCTGGTGGAAGGAAAGCCGCTCTCCAATGCGGATTATTCCAAGCCAGTCAGCCGTCCGGTACAACTGAATCCTCTGCAGTATTGA